A genomic region of Halobaculum lipolyticum contains the following coding sequences:
- a CDS encoding NAD-dependent epimerase/dehydratase family protein: MSQSVTGQTVLVAGGAGFIGSHIADALCPDNDVRILDDFSSGRRANCPDDATVIEGDIRDGETLSDAVAGVDIVFHQAALVSVGRSVDDPTTSHAINAEGTLSVLEAARREDARVVFASSAAIYGAPESMPIPESAPKQPSSPYGLEKLTGDHYCRLYNDLYDLPTVALRYFNVYGPRQSGGEYAGAISAFAEQARAGGPVTVHGDGEQTRDFVNVADVVQANLLAATTDATGEAFNVGTGTRSSINRVAELIRDEVAPDADVTHVDARAGDIRHSVADIDRAVDRLGYEPTVTLADGLRAYLH; the protein is encoded by the coding sequence ATGAGCCAGTCTGTAACCGGACAAACAGTACTCGTCGCGGGCGGTGCGGGGTTCATCGGGAGCCACATCGCCGACGCGCTCTGTCCGGACAACGACGTGCGGATCCTCGACGACTTCTCCAGCGGTCGGCGCGCCAACTGCCCCGACGACGCGACGGTCATCGAGGGAGACATCCGCGACGGCGAGACGCTGTCGGACGCCGTGGCGGGCGTCGATATCGTGTTCCACCAGGCCGCGCTCGTCAGCGTCGGCCGGTCCGTCGACGACCCGACCACGAGCCACGCGATCAACGCCGAGGGGACGCTCTCGGTGCTGGAAGCCGCCCGCCGGGAGGACGCCCGCGTGGTGTTCGCCTCCAGCGCCGCCATCTACGGCGCCCCGGAGTCGATGCCGATCCCCGAATCGGCTCCCAAACAACCGTCCTCGCCGTACGGGCTGGAGAAGCTCACGGGAGACCACTACTGTCGGCTCTACAACGACCTCTACGACCTCCCGACGGTCGCGTTGCGGTACTTCAACGTCTACGGCCCGCGCCAGTCCGGCGGCGAGTACGCGGGTGCGATCTCCGCGTTCGCCGAACAGGCACGGGCCGGCGGTCCGGTGACGGTCCACGGCGACGGCGAACAGACTCGCGACTTCGTCAACGTCGCCGACGTCGTGCAGGCGAACCTGCTCGCGGCGACCACCGACGCCACCGGGGAGGCGTTCAACGTCGGCACCGGGACGCGGTCGTCGATCAACCGGGTGGCCGAACTGATCCGCGACGAGGTCGCACCGGACGCCGACGTCACCCACGTCGATGCCCGAGCGGGGGATATCCGACACAGCGTGGCCGACATCGACCGGGCCGTCGACCGGCTGGGGTACGAACCGACCGTCACGCTGGCGGACGGCCTGCGCGCGTACCTACACTGA
- a CDS encoding b(o/a)3-type cytochrome-c oxidase subunit 1 — translation MATGHPDDRATRSEEEYVETEDGTRRRRAFVDRYPDAAQIVRICLGISFVAFAGGALFGLIQALHRTNVLRILPSSDYYTILTGHGVLMVLVFTTFGIAGLFQWATTRSLGVSPPSSRLSAAWLSTMVLGTLLAGGTILAGLFDAVPASADVLFTFYAPLEAHPLFYVGAALLIVGSWLAGASYFLQYREWRSAHPDARIPLQTFMVLTTMLLWYISTLGVAIEVVVFLIPWSLGLVQQVDPLLTRTLFWYFGHPVVYFWLLPAYLIWYTVLPKLSGGRLFSDPLARVVFVLFLILSTPVGFHHQYTDPGIASGYKFVAMTNTMFLLLPSLLTLFTVVASMEHGARQRGGTGYLGWLKALPWERPAFAGIALSGIMFAAGGFSGMINAGMNINYLIHNTLWVPGHFHLTVGTAFALTLMAVSYWLVPQVTGKRLQWRGMAALQPYVWFVGMVLMSNAMHRAGLAGIPRRTAEPQYDQFSFQAVVGSVAEMRVQIAIGGTLLFVGAVMFLAVMLATWTLGQPNSQLRVNGVLPEPMSGADDSPRVLDNLKLWVAIAVVLVALAYGLPLFDMVADGIFVPGSPPVPV, via the coding sequence ATGGCGACTGGACATCCGGACGACAGGGCGACGCGTAGCGAGGAGGAGTACGTCGAGACCGAGGACGGCACCCGGCGCCGCCGCGCGTTCGTCGACCGTTACCCGGACGCGGCACAGATCGTCCGGATCTGTCTCGGCATCTCCTTCGTCGCGTTCGCGGGGGGCGCCCTGTTCGGGCTGATCCAAGCGCTCCACCGGACGAACGTGCTCCGGATCCTGCCGTCGTCGGACTACTACACGATCTTGACCGGGCACGGGGTGTTGATGGTGCTGGTGTTCACCACGTTCGGCATCGCCGGCCTGTTCCAGTGGGCCACCACCCGGAGCCTCGGCGTGTCGCCGCCGAGTTCGAGGCTCTCGGCGGCGTGGCTGTCGACGATGGTGCTCGGGACGCTGTTGGCCGGCGGCACCATCCTCGCGGGGCTGTTCGACGCGGTCCCCGCGAGCGCGGACGTCCTGTTCACCTTCTACGCGCCGCTGGAAGCCCACCCGCTGTTCTACGTGGGCGCGGCGCTGTTGATCGTCGGATCGTGGCTCGCTGGCGCGAGCTACTTCCTCCAGTACCGCGAGTGGCGCTCGGCGCACCCGGACGCGCGCATCCCCCTGCAGACGTTCATGGTGTTGACGACGATGCTGCTGTGGTACATCTCGACGCTCGGGGTCGCCATCGAGGTCGTCGTCTTCCTCATCCCGTGGTCGCTGGGTCTCGTCCAGCAGGTCGACCCGCTGCTCACGCGCACGCTGTTCTGGTACTTCGGCCACCCGGTCGTGTACTTCTGGCTGCTGCCGGCGTACCTGATCTGGTACACCGTGTTGCCGAAGCTGTCGGGCGGGCGGCTGTTCAGCGACCCGCTCGCGCGGGTGGTGTTCGTGCTGTTCCTCATCCTCTCGACGCCGGTCGGCTTCCACCACCAGTACACCGACCCGGGGATCGCCTCGGGCTACAAGTTCGTCGCGATGACGAACACGATGTTCCTGCTGTTACCGTCGCTGCTGACGCTGTTCACCGTCGTCGCCAGCATGGAGCACGGCGCCCGCCAGCGCGGCGGCACCGGCTACCTCGGCTGGCTCAAGGCGCTGCCGTGGGAGCGGCCGGCGTTCGCGGGCATCGCCCTCTCGGGCATCATGTTCGCGGCCGGGGGCTTCTCGGGGATGATCAACGCGGGGATGAACATCAACTACCTCATCCACAACACGCTGTGGGTGCCGGGGCACTTCCACCTCACCGTCGGGACGGCGTTCGCGCTCACGCTGATGGCCGTCTCCTACTGGCTCGTCCCGCAGGTGACCGGCAAGCGCCTCCAGTGGCGGGGGATGGCCGCGCTGCAGCCGTACGTGTGGTTCGTCGGGATGGTGCTCATGTCGAACGCGATGCACCGCGCCGGCCTCGCGGGCATCCCGCGCCGGACGGCCGAGCCGCAGTACGACCAGTTCAGCTTCCAGGCGGTCGTGGGCAGCGTCGCGGAGATGCGCGTCCAGATCGCCATCGGCGGCACGCTGCTGTTCGTCGGTGCCGTGATGTTCCTCGCGGTGATGCTGGCCACGTGGACGTTGGGGCAGCCGAACAGCCAACTCCGGGTGAACGGGGTCCTCCCCGAGCCGATGTCGGGCGCCGACGACTCCCCCCGCGTGCTCGACAACCTGAAGCTGTGGGTCGCGATCGCCGTCGTCCTGGTCGCGCTCGCGTACGGGCTACCGCTGTTCGACATGGTCGCGGACGGGATCTTCGTCCCGGGAAGCCCCCCGGTTCCCGTCTGA
- a CDS encoding sulfite exporter TauE/SafE family protein: MVAGLAGAVELGAFVLVGLLGGAHCLGMCGPLVTAYAGPSTDDGGRVTLHDVRQQGLLTFGRVGTYALVGAGLGALGGAAVSGGSLFAGADLVRGVAGVVAGVVVVVVGAGYLRGRPLDPGSVPIPGVSTAFARIARVAGERADEWADGPRIALLGSVHALLPCPLLYPAYLYAFARGSPAAGALALGALGVGTAPAMVGYATVIGSVPASVRGRVHRALGGAFVILGLLPLLHGLGLLGVPVPMVHLPQYAEVPAP; the protein is encoded by the coding sequence ATGGTCGCTGGCCTCGCCGGTGCCGTCGAACTGGGAGCGTTCGTCCTCGTCGGACTGCTCGGCGGCGCACACTGTCTGGGGATGTGCGGGCCGCTCGTGACGGCGTACGCCGGGCCGTCGACCGACGACGGCGGCCGGGTGACGCTCCACGACGTCCGCCAACAGGGGCTGCTCACCTTCGGCCGCGTCGGGACGTACGCCCTCGTCGGCGCGGGTCTCGGCGCGCTCGGGGGCGCCGCCGTCTCCGGCGGGAGTCTGTTCGCGGGCGCCGACCTCGTGCGCGGCGTCGCCGGCGTCGTCGCCGGCGTGGTGGTCGTGGTCGTGGGTGCGGGCTACCTCCGGGGGCGTCCGCTCGACCCCGGTTCGGTCCCGATCCCCGGCGTCTCGACGGCGTTCGCCCGGATCGCGCGGGTCGCCGGCGAACGGGCCGACGAGTGGGCCGACGGGCCGCGGATCGCGCTGCTCGGCTCGGTCCACGCGCTGTTGCCGTGTCCCCTGTTGTACCCGGCGTACCTGTACGCCTTCGCGCGCGGGTCGCCCGCGGCGGGCGCGCTCGCGCTCGGGGCGCTCGGGGTCGGCACGGCGCCCGCGATGGTCGGCTACGCGACCGTGATCGGGTCCGTCCCGGCGTCCGTCCGCGGGCGCGTCCACCGCGCGCTCGGCGGCGCGTTCGTGATCTTGGGGCTGCTCCCGCTGTTGCACGGTCTCGGTCTCCTCGGGGTCCCGGTCCCGATGGTGCACCTCCCGCAGTACGCTGAGGTGCCGGCGCCGTGA
- a CDS encoding metal-dependent hydrolase — protein sequence MLPWTHAAFGYLLLLAVVLLLGRRFSRAELLAVLVGTQLADVIDKPLAWWFDVVPSGRSLGHSLLFVVPLCAVVVAITWYRRHPEVGVAFGVGYLTHLVGDTYAAIYAWRTEEFTFLLWPILPPYPYDDFVGFADFFDGFEVTTPGLVVFTAAAVVGVAFLVQFIRAPWLDTARS from the coding sequence ATGCTCCCGTGGACGCACGCCGCCTTCGGCTACCTCCTCCTGCTCGCGGTCGTGCTCCTGTTGGGACGGCGCTTCTCGAGAGCCGAACTGCTCGCCGTCCTCGTGGGAACCCAACTCGCTGACGTCATCGACAAGCCGCTCGCGTGGTGGTTCGACGTGGTCCCCTCCGGGCGCTCGTTGGGGCACTCGCTCCTGTTCGTGGTCCCGCTGTGTGCCGTCGTCGTCGCGATCACCTGGTACCGCCGTCATCCCGAGGTCGGGGTCGCGTTCGGGGTGGGGTACCTGACGCACCTCGTCGGCGACACGTACGCCGCCATCTACGCGTGGCGCACGGAGGAGTTCACCTTCCTCCTGTGGCCGATACTGCCGCCGTACCCGTACGACGACTTCGTCGGCTTCGCCGACTTCTTCGACGGGTTCGAGGTCACGACGCCGGGCCTCGTCGTGTTCACGGCCGCGGCGGTCGTCGGTGTCGCCTTCCTCGTCCAGTTCATCCGCGCGCCGTGGTTGGACACGGCCCGTTCGTAG
- a CDS encoding DUF1616 domain-containing protein, translated as MAGAALVVGLPFVLVAPGYGLVSALFPRAGETGPGEGDGWLSRLLLSVAGSVMAVAVVGVVLEFTVWGFRREAVVGLLAALTLISTVVAWYRRRAVTPAARAGASGSALRERTRTLVAGDGALGVLLTVLVVVVAAGGVAVVVADTTSSGATTEFYVLGENESGELVAGTYPENVTVGEEATVGIGVGTTRPAGFDGSVVASLERVSVDGEATTVTESQRLGSFDVSVASGETDVRRHTFQPEMAGDRLRLTFRLYERGSESPFRRVQIWIGVTPRA; from the coding sequence GTGGCGGGGGCCGCCCTCGTGGTCGGTCTCCCGTTCGTGCTGGTCGCACCCGGGTACGGACTGGTCTCCGCGCTGTTCCCCCGGGCGGGAGAGACGGGACCGGGCGAGGGGGATGGGTGGCTCTCCCGTCTGTTGTTGAGTGTCGCCGGGAGCGTCATGGCGGTCGCCGTCGTCGGCGTCGTCCTCGAGTTCACCGTCTGGGGGTTTCGACGCGAGGCCGTCGTCGGACTCTTGGCGGCGCTGACACTGATCTCGACGGTCGTGGCGTGGTACCGACGGCGAGCCGTCACGCCCGCCGCTCGCGCGGGAGCGAGCGGCTCGGCGCTGCGGGAACGGACCCGGACGCTCGTCGCCGGCGACGGGGCGCTCGGTGTCCTCCTCACGGTGCTCGTCGTCGTCGTGGCGGCGGGCGGCGTCGCGGTCGTGGTCGCCGATACGACGTCCTCCGGCGCGACGACCGAGTTCTACGTCCTCGGGGAGAACGAGTCGGGGGAGTTGGTCGCCGGAACCTACCCGGAGAACGTGACCGTCGGTGAAGAGGCGACGGTGGGTATCGGGGTCGGTACGACCCGGCCGGCGGGGTTCGACGGCTCCGTCGTCGCCTCGCTCGAACGCGTGTCGGTCGACGGCGAGGCGACGACCGTCACGGAGTCGCAGCGGCTGGGATCGTTCGACGTCTCCGTTGCGTCGGGCGAAACCGACGTCAGACGCCACACGTTCCAGCCGGAGATGGCCGGCGACCGCCTGCGATTGACCTTCAGGCTGTACGAGCGGGGGTCGGAGTCGCCGTTCCGTCGCGTCCAGATCTGGATCGGCGTGACCCCGCGGGCGTGA
- a CDS encoding halocyanin domain-containing protein, whose product MPLPHTDPGGPTRRHVLAAGAAAATGALLGGTAPAAAQSGTDFGGWFDGVANYDGVVDRTGQSEVTVEVGVENGDGPYGFGPAAIRVDPGTTVTWEWNGQGGSHNVVAEDGSFESELVAEAGHTFSHTFESEGQFTYYCQPHEALGMKGAVVVGGGSSVSEPDFGGWFDGVANYSETVDRRGESEVAVEVGVENGDGPYGFGPASVRVDPGTTVTWEWNGQGGSHNVVAEDGSFESELVAEGGHTFSHTFESEGVSTYYCQPHEALGMKGAVVVGDVSGSGGGGGGDGGDESSESGGGLSALVPDDFVGWLAVVFGGTMFLAVASVLGSEAYTEYRDHVAAESQYVRETPVEATDEAAAVELDEGYDPVGTAALVVGYFLLISALWAFMYFVEYIGGPTITG is encoded by the coding sequence ATGCCATTGCCGCACACCGATCCGGGCGGGCCGACCCGACGGCACGTGTTGGCCGCCGGGGCAGCGGCCGCGACCGGGGCGCTCCTCGGCGGCACCGCGCCCGCCGCGGCCCAGTCCGGCACCGACTTCGGCGGCTGGTTCGACGGCGTCGCCAACTACGACGGCGTCGTCGACCGGACGGGACAGTCGGAGGTGACCGTCGAGGTCGGCGTCGAGAACGGCGACGGGCCGTACGGCTTCGGGCCGGCCGCGATCCGGGTCGACCCCGGGACGACCGTCACGTGGGAGTGGAACGGACAGGGCGGCTCGCACAACGTCGTCGCCGAGGACGGCTCCTTCGAGTCCGAACTGGTCGCCGAAGCCGGCCACACGTTCAGCCACACCTTCGAGTCGGAGGGGCAGTTCACGTACTACTGCCAACCGCACGAGGCGCTCGGCATGAAGGGTGCCGTCGTCGTCGGCGGCGGTTCGTCGGTGTCGGAGCCGGACTTCGGCGGTTGGTTCGACGGCGTCGCCAACTACTCCGAGACGGTCGACCGTCGGGGCGAGTCGGAGGTGGCCGTCGAGGTCGGCGTCGAGAACGGCGACGGCCCGTACGGCTTCGGCCCGGCGTCCGTCCGCGTCGACCCGGGGACCACGGTCACGTGGGAGTGGAACGGACAGGGCGGCTCGCACAACGTCGTCGCCGAGGACGGCTCCTTCGAGTCCGAACTGGTCGCGGAGGGCGGCCACACGTTCTCCCACACGTTCGAGAGCGAGGGCGTCTCGACGTACTACTGCCAGCCGCACGAGGCGCTCGGCATGAAAGGCGCCGTCGTCGTCGGCGACGTCAGCGGGAGCGGCGGCGGCGGTGGGGGCGACGGCGGCGACGAGTCGTCGGAGTCCGGAGGCGGACTCTCGGCGCTCGTCCCCGACGACTTCGTCGGCTGGCTCGCGGTCGTGTTCGGCGGGACGATGTTCCTCGCCGTCGCGAGCGTCCTCGGGAGCGAGGCGTACACCGAGTACCGAGACCACGTGGCCGCCGAGTCGCAGTACGTCCGGGAGACGCCGGTCGAGGCGACCGACGAGGCGGCGGCGGTCGAACTCGACGAGGGGTACGACCCCGTCGGGACGGCCGCGCTCGTCGTGGGGTACTTCCTGCTGATCTCCGCGCTGTGGGCCTTCATGTACTTCGTCGAGTACATCGGCGGTCCGACCATCACTGGGTGA
- a CDS encoding cytochrome c oxidase subunit II — MHVHRFEKLWFGASLVLIVAFIGTIVYGAVGPGVAMVGDDGGTIDPDVVANGNYERADNFRAPGVYESSDGDGVDVYIVARQYLFDPGTAEPIEVPRGAEVTFHVTAADVTHGFNLAGTNVNTMVIPGQVATFDVTFEETGEYGIVCHEYCGSGHHTMEGQLHVVAPSQFDATAEGEN, encoded by the coding sequence ATGCACGTCCACCGATTCGAGAAACTCTGGTTCGGCGCATCGCTCGTCCTGATCGTGGCGTTCATCGGGACCATCGTCTACGGCGCGGTCGGTCCCGGCGTCGCCATGGTCGGCGACGACGGCGGCACGATCGACCCCGACGTCGTCGCGAACGGGAACTACGAGCGGGCGGACAACTTCCGCGCGCCCGGGGTGTACGAGTCGAGCGACGGCGACGGCGTCGACGTGTACATCGTCGCGCGACAGTACCTGTTCGACCCCGGCACCGCGGAACCGATCGAGGTCCCACGGGGTGCGGAGGTGACGTTCCACGTCACGGCCGCCGACGTGACACACGGGTTCAACCTCGCCGGGACGAACGTCAACACGATGGTGATCCCGGGGCAGGTCGCCACCTTCGACGTCACCTTCGAGGAGACCGGGGAGTACGGCATCGTCTGTCACGAGTACTGCGGGAGCGGCCACCACACGATGGAGGGACAGCTGCACGTCGTGGCGCCGTCGCAGTTCGACGCGACCGCGGAGGGTGAGAACTGA
- a CDS encoding phytoene desaturase family protein, protein MTGHRFDTAIIGGGVAGMSTAARLQANGRSTVVLEHHDHVGGCAGYYRQDGFAFDVGATTLVDFEPGGVGGQFLEEVGFDPPPIDIQDAYQLQLPDRTVTLYHDQEKWRRERRETFGDDAAHRRFYRFLDRLSETLWELTRGDVKLPIQRPRDLLRNAKAVGLGNVGLVRYLRWTMADALRHFDVYDDVPLRTAIAMLVEDTVHATLEEAPLPNAILGTTIRRAGLGRAEGGMYGFWTALEAQYAGLGGTVETDHTVTEVTGRRGGFRIETDRGGFRAAQVVSAVPINITRALAPTIVGERLDEHVAMLRDHEGGAVVVFLGVPEAEVADRDITHHQILRSYDEPLGGGNNMFVSVSAPGDTTSAPEGYRAVILSTHCEIDPWQGLDDDTYERRKQPVGERLLAGARTVYPDLATNPAVYEVGTPVSYEAFTNRPRGAIGGYRQTLANTNQRAVPQDIGVDGFYLAGDTTWPGLGTVACLKGSEIAAQHVLKR, encoded by the coding sequence ATGACCGGCCACCGGTTCGACACCGCGATCATCGGCGGCGGCGTCGCCGGCATGAGCACCGCTGCCCGCCTGCAGGCGAACGGTCGTTCGACGGTCGTGCTGGAGCACCACGACCACGTCGGCGGCTGTGCCGGATACTATCGCCAGGACGGCTTCGCCTTCGACGTCGGCGCGACCACGCTCGTCGATTTCGAACCGGGCGGCGTGGGCGGCCAGTTCCTCGAGGAGGTCGGGTTCGACCCGCCGCCGATCGACATCCAAGACGCCTACCAGCTCCAGTTGCCCGACCGGACGGTCACGCTCTACCACGACCAGGAGAAGTGGCGACGGGAACGACGCGAGACGTTCGGCGACGATGCGGCCCACCGGCGGTTCTACCGGTTTCTCGATCGCCTCTCGGAGACGCTCTGGGAGCTGACCAGAGGAGACGTGAAACTCCCGATCCAGCGCCCGCGGGACCTTCTCCGGAATGCGAAGGCCGTCGGGCTTGGCAACGTAGGGCTGGTCAGATACCTCCGCTGGACGATGGCGGACGCTCTCAGGCACTTCGACGTCTACGACGACGTGCCGCTTCGCACCGCGATCGCGATGCTCGTCGAGGACACCGTCCACGCGACTCTCGAGGAGGCGCCCTTGCCGAACGCGATCCTCGGAACGACCATTCGGCGTGCCGGGCTCGGCCGCGCGGAGGGCGGGATGTACGGCTTCTGGACCGCCCTCGAAGCCCAGTACGCCGGGCTCGGCGGGACAGTCGAGACCGACCACACGGTGACGGAGGTCACAGGGAGACGAGGGGGGTTCCGGATCGAGACGGACCGGGGGGGGTTTCGGGCGGCTCAGGTGGTGAGCGCGGTCCCGATCAACATCACGCGGGCGCTGGCGCCCACTATCGTCGGAGAGCGTCTGGACGAGCACGTCGCGATGCTCCGGGACCACGAAGGCGGGGCTGTCGTCGTGTTCCTCGGCGTGCCCGAGGCGGAGGTCGCCGACCGGGACATCACGCACCACCAGATTCTGCGGTCGTACGACGAGCCGCTCGGAGGCGGGAACAACATGTTCGTCTCCGTGTCCGCTCCCGGGGATACGACGAGCGCCCCCGAGGGGTATCGGGCGGTGATCCTCTCGACACACTGTGAGATCGACCCTTGGCAGGGTCTCGACGACGACACCTACGAGCGTCGGAAGCAGCCGGTTGGCGAGCGGTTGCTCGCCGGCGCCCGGACGGTGTATCCGGACCTCGCGACGAACCCGGCCGTGTACGAAGTAGGAACGCCCGTGAGCTACGAGGCGTTCACGAACCGTCCCCGGGGTGCGATCGGCGGCTACCGACAGACGCTGGCGAACACGAACCAGCGTGCCGTACCGCAGGACATCGGGGTGGACGGGTTCTACCTCGCGGGAGACACGACCTGGCCGGGGCTCGGCACGGTCGCTTGTCTGAAGGGGAGCGAAATCGCAGCCCAACACGTGCTGAAGCGGTAG
- a CDS encoding glycosyltransferase yields the protein MIVTYAVEPRAEATFAYRVDGPVEPLPEPTVEVGAVDAAAVADEPVAVEWVESDGGTVSLAMSTDTVSATDTTTLPTVTTAATPTTDALAGTAVGVVLTPGNQDAAVRTALRATRRGHTVLVTARDAGGDAETETVALLRTLGAIVVAPPSGNASAAQLHRALSQAARELGLPGIVLQTRECPRIDYDRTAMAFEHADYEVVAVPERWSQSSKTPTVVVGIPAYNAAESIGPVVESTLPYADEVVVVDDGSSDETAERARAAGATVVVHERNRGYGGALKTLFKEGASRETAHLVVIDADGQHDPADIPLLVETQRRDGTDIVIGSRYVGERTTRIPFVRAIGLGVINSLTNASLGKLRPSGFIRDTQSGYRAYSRTATRSLASDRAIGNNMGASTDILYHAHRNRFSVAEVETTISYDVANASSQGSLSHGMDLLRNILWTVEYGRPMLVLGAPGAVAWLLGVTGVTWLFLQYVETGEVSFLPVVGAVACTFGGLLVCVTALMMHVLNGHPTMKRLGAEDAR from the coding sequence GTGATCGTAACGTACGCCGTCGAACCCCGGGCGGAAGCGACGTTCGCCTACCGCGTCGACGGTCCCGTCGAACCGCTCCCCGAACCGACGGTCGAGGTCGGCGCCGTCGACGCCGCGGCCGTCGCCGACGAGCCGGTCGCGGTGGAGTGGGTCGAGTCCGACGGCGGTACCGTGTCGCTCGCGATGTCGACCGACACGGTGTCCGCGACGGACACGACGACCCTCCCGACGGTCACCACGGCGGCGACGCCGACGACCGACGCGCTCGCCGGCACAGCCGTCGGTGTCGTTCTCACGCCGGGCAATCAGGACGCGGCCGTGCGGACCGCACTCCGAGCGACTCGCCGCGGGCACACCGTGCTCGTCACCGCACGGGACGCCGGCGGCGACGCGGAGACCGAGACGGTCGCGCTGTTGCGGACGCTCGGCGCCATCGTCGTGGCACCGCCCTCGGGGAACGCCTCGGCGGCACAGCTCCACCGAGCGCTGTCACAAGCCGCCAGAGAACTGGGCCTCCCGGGCATCGTGTTGCAGACGCGAGAGTGCCCGCGGATCGACTACGACCGAACGGCGATGGCGTTCGAACACGCCGACTACGAGGTCGTCGCGGTCCCCGAACGCTGGAGCCAGTCGTCGAAGACGCCGACCGTGGTCGTCGGCATCCCGGCGTACAACGCCGCCGAGAGCATCGGGCCGGTGGTCGAGAGCACGCTCCCGTACGCGGACGAGGTCGTGGTGGTCGACGACGGGAGCAGCGACGAGACGGCCGAGCGCGCGCGAGCGGCCGGCGCGACGGTGGTCGTCCACGAGCGGAACCGCGGCTACGGGGGTGCACTCAAGACGCTGTTCAAGGAGGGAGCGAGCCGCGAGACGGCGCACCTCGTCGTCATCGACGCCGACGGGCAACACGACCCGGCCGACATCCCCCTCCTCGTCGAAACCCAGCGGCGTGACGGGACGGACATCGTCATCGGGAGCCGGTACGTCGGCGAACGGACGACGCGGATCCCGTTCGTCCGCGCCATCGGACTGGGTGTCATCAACAGCCTCACGAACGCCAGCCTCGGGAAGCTCCGTCCGAGCGGGTTCATCAGGGACACCCAGAGCGGCTATCGCGCGTACAGCCGAACCGCGACGCGGTCGCTCGCGTCGGACCGGGCGATCGGCAACAACATGGGCGCGAGTACGGACATCCTGTATCACGCACACCGGAACCGCTTCAGCGTCGCCGAAGTGGAGACGACGATCTCGTACGACGTCGCCAACGCCAGCTCCCAAGGCTCGCTCTCCCACGGGATGGACCTCCTGCGGAACATCCTGTGGACCGTCGAGTACGGTCGGCCGATGCTCGTGCTCGGGGCACCCGGCGCCGTGGCGTGGCTGTTGGGGGTCACGGGCGTGACGTGGCTGTTCTTGCAGTACGTGGAGACGGGGGAGGTGTCGTTCCTCCCGGTCGTGGGAGCCGTCGCGTGTACGTTCGGCGGGCTGTTGGTGTGCGTCACGGCGTTGATGATGCACGTGTTGAACGGTCACCCGACGATGAAACGGTTGGGCGCCGAGGACGCCCGCTGA
- a CDS encoding cupredoxin domain-containing protein: MTDGLDFEPQTLTVGVGDTVDWVTTGAVAHSVTAYEEDLPEGAAYFASGGFDGESAARQAYPEGSVGRDEVYSHTFETAGEFPYFCIPHESGMVGTIVVESV, translated from the coding sequence ATGACCGACGGACTCGACTTCGAACCGCAGACACTGACGGTCGGCGTCGGCGACACCGTCGACTGGGTGACGACCGGCGCCGTCGCACACAGCGTCACCGCCTACGAAGAGGACCTCCCCGAGGGGGCGGCCTACTTCGCCTCGGGCGGGTTCGACGGCGAGTCCGCCGCCAGACAGGCGTACCCGGAGGGGAGCGTCGGCCGCGACGAGGTGTACAGCCACACGTTCGAGACCGCCGGGGAGTTCCCGTACTTCTGTATCCCCCACGAGTCGGGGATGGTCGGGACGATAGTCGTCGAGTCAGTGTAG